From the Plasmodium vivax chromosome 5, whole genome shotgun sequence genome, one window contains:
- a CDS encoding hypothetical protein, conserved (encoded by transcript PVX_089060A) — protein MQRRKRLHTVLQTYYVNNWVCLKPKVCPPAPFSFKGNLLISKKSYSVFSKLVERSSVYGSDKGVDVTRGGVTQRGETERVITPNGEAPLDGTNAQRNGPPPQLGGNTQWGDTSEVKVSQGAANGLAGGMCSPIGEEVHVGPNAHSGVIPNVGELAAKTDPLEACKKDTNEGVVGEKKTKTKKKNVLKGKPKGDGAKRGGGTLRGGPPNCPAPVGGEKQKKKSHNGKKEEKQKGNANGNANAKKKPKKKRKQNCQNDDVEVDPPRENERAVQRGAQKAPQESEGDKCVRKKFSKDDYYKQFEMISKNGNILMEKMNQVEDISNFVHKHLASLHFGNIYAYNNLLYEIYDKFVDGDIKKVKKLIKNYSKLVKKNLQRKIKYFEAFHNMCPQEYSHVLTCLFIQSIDLLKDEDISHTFNYDQVMCTSRDAEGGGALPQEEEEEAFSNLEGTADRGEAGDGPAFCGESGHREGEAGGNVDVNADVNADGDVDRGERGGKKAPRALYQQRQFSPSNKIVYEMDVHFDEGDAGEVHCPGEANLPREVNETSTATQMNQNNFIIVYNLPIINYDLLRAELKEAFSFCGEIKNVEFFSDRLKTVDINALNDQAERESFQNVKSPKSKKVGSIRSGNAKGGKSNQARCTSGKKVQNSFNLNSYTQLYAIVEFFEEKSATLATSEFLRIFGIFCFNKLVYVDKCVNKNIMVITHLPFHLNIYNIFYLLLNASLLKWDVLSEGGDGKAAPKLGVSKGGNCLVEGGQPLGRSIHPGVPSDGGKPISQQNRNRRCKICLRNSNIRIESCDSIFGEANAMSSGEAYDYICEISKRNFLQFKKRKNIKLEAWANDDDSATEGKNNNFESFADFYQNQNKKMKTRKVNVHNNGRILILHFDSFKHLYDCLKKFKQIFGKKNHMIFSVNLRRCIYRNGAIRDCVQVKDGRVGRGLNVEV, from the coding sequence AtgcaaaggaggaaaagactTCACACAGTTTTACAAACTTATTATGTCAATAACTGGGTTTGCCTAAAGCCGAAGGTGTGTCCCCCTGCTCCCTTCAGTTTTAAGGGGAACCTTCTCATCAGCAAGAAAAGCTATTCCGTTTTTTCAAAGCTGGTAGAAAGGTCCTCCGTGTATGGCAGTGACAAGGGTGTTGATGtcaccagggggggggttacCCAGAGGGGCGAAACAGAAAGGGTTATaaccccaaatggggaggcaCCTTTAGATGGCACAAATGCACAGAGGAATGGTCCCCCTCCGCAGCTGGGTGGAAATACCCAATGGGGTGACACTTCCGAGGTGAAGGTGAGCCAGGGAGCGGCTAACGGTCTTGCGGGGGGGATGTGTAGCCCCATAGGGGAGGAGGTGCACGTAGGCCCGAATGCACACTCAGGTGTTATTCCCAACGTGGGAGAATTAGCGGCGAAGACCGATCCTTTGGAAGCATGTAAGAAGGACACTAACGAGGGTGTtgttggagaaaaaaaaaccaaaacaaagaaaaaaaatgtgctaaaGGGGAAACCGAAAGGTGATGGGGCGaagcgcgggggggggacgcTCAGGGGAGGCCCCCCGAATTGCCCCGCCccagtggggggggaaaagcaaaaaaaaaaaagtcacaatggaaagaaagaggaaaagcaaaagggaaatgcaaatggaaatgcaaatgcaaagaaaaagccaaagaagaaaagaaaacaaaactgCCAAAATGACGACGTGGAGGTAGACCCCCCAAGGGAGAACGAACGAGCGGTCCAGAGGGGCGCCCAAAAGGCCCCCCAAGAGAGCGAAGGCGACAAATGCGTGAGAAAAAAGTTCAGCAAGGATGACTACTACAAACAGTTTGAAATGATAAGTAAAAACGGGAACATCCTGATGGAGAAAATGAACCAAGTGGAGGACATCTCGAATTTTGTTCACAAGCATTTAGCGTCACTACATTTTGGAAACATCTACGCATATAACAATTTGCTGTACGAAATATATGACAAGTTTGTAGATGGGGATATTaagaaggtgaaaaaattaataaagaaTTATAGCAAGTTGGTGAAGAAGAATCTCCaacggaaaataaaatactttGAGGCTTTTCACAACATGTGTCCACAGGAGTACAGCCATGTGCTGACTTGTTTGTTTATTCAGTCGATTGATTTGTTAAAGGATGAAGATATTAGCCACACGTTTAATTATGATCAGGTCATGTGTACCAGTAGGGATGCCGAGGGCGGGGGAGCGCTTCctcaggaggaggaggaggaggcctTCTCAAATTTGGAAGGAACTGCTgacaggggggaggcgggCGATGGCCCGGCGTTCTGCGGGGAGAGCGGCCACagagagggggaagcgggtGGGAACGTTGATGTAAACGCTGATGTAAACGCAGATGGCGACGTTGACCGGGGGgaacggggggggaagaaggcccCGCGCGCGCTCTACCAGCAGAGGCAGTTCAGCCCCagtaacaaaattgtgtacgAAATGGATGTGCACTTCGACGAGGGGGACGCGGGAGAAGTGCACTGCCCCGGAGAAGCGAACCTCCCCCGCGAAGTAAACGAGACCTCCACCGCAACGCAGATGAACCAAAACAACTTCATCATTGTATACAACCTGCCCATCATCAACTACGACTTGTTGAGGGCAGAGCTGAAGGaggccttctccttctgtggagaaataaaaaacgtggAATTTTTCAGTGACCGCCTCAAAACGGTGGACATAAACGCACTAAACGATCAAGCAGAGAGGGAGAGttttcaaaatgtaaaatcCCCTAAGAGTAAGAAGGTTGGAAGTATACGAAGtggaaatgcaaaaggggggaagagcaaCCAAGCTAGATGCACTAGCGGAAAAAAGGTTCAAAATTCGTTTAACCTTAATAGCTACACACAGCTATACGCAATTGTAGAATTTTTTGAGGAGAAATCTGCAACCCTAGCCACTAGCGAATTTTTGAGAATCTTTGGCATTTTCTGTTTCAACAAATTAGTGTATGTAGATAAgtgtgtaaataaaaatattatggtAATAACGCACCTTccttttcacctgaacatttataatatattttatttgctctTAAATGCTTCTTTACTCAAATGGGATGTTTTGAGTGAAGGGGGGGATGGGAAAGCTGCTCCCAAATTGGGCgtctccaagggggggaactGCCTTGTTGAGGGGGGTCAGCCACTCGGTCGAAGTATCCACCCAGGAGTACCCTCAGATGGTGGCAAACCAATTTCTCAGCAAAACAGAAATAGGAGGTGCAAAATTTGCCTCCGAAACAGCAACATCCGAATTGAAAGCTGCGATTCGATTTTTGGTGAGGCAAATGCAATGAGCAGCGGGGAAGCGTACGATTATATATGCGAAATTTCTAAGAGGAACTTTCTACAGtttaagaaaagaaaaaacatcaaATTGGAAGCATGGGCAAATGATGATGACAGTGCCACGGAGGGAAAGAACAACAACTTCGAGTCATTTGCAGATTTTTATcaaaatcaaaataaaaaaatgaagacgaGGAAGGTGAACGTCCACAACAATGGAAGGATTTTAATTCTGCACTTTGACAGCTTTAAACACCTGTATGATTGCTTGAAAAAGTTTAAGCAGATTTTcggcaaaaaaaaccatATGATTTTTTCGGTCAACTTGAGGAGGTGCATTTATCGGAATGGCGCAATCAGGGACTGCGTGCAGGTTAAGGATGGCAGGGTTGGGCGGGGCCTCAATGTGGAGGTCTAG
- a CDS encoding hypothetical protein, conserved (encoded by transcript PVX_089065A) — MWNIFANEDLSLHTEKREEESSEKKIRKKKGLETASNKNGLTKSGSYGSSFSKHDSKIANKAYDIKIKELRKNFRKKYRIVRTQLLKIIKIVKQFPEVDAEAEKSGKAERGQAEKGQAEKGQAEKGQAEKGHAEKGHAEKDNAEGDNIRGDHAEKGKGGKKKEHSEGATNTAPDGSDDQRVMVQVELIKKLNKIIEKIDVEQLKAKKRIKAKQNNKPKNEEEGLKNKPAKQAFTPKPFVASPKNDSHKSNINVVKKFPKKNFPPKSANNFQYFNPQDMGENAGGMILLQNEQNSLRNEYFQNSGMNVYSKKNNGANVYHDTDDLVVTDFYMYSSTLNAGSIRKKKKSHWPGDHMNHAATNDNGGYGGSNAGYGGSNAGYGGSNTGYGGSNTGYGGSNTGYGDSNGVYGGNSGGYGGNNYNNFGGNNFGGNNFGGNNCGGNNYGYSAGNYYASGNYDYAGGSFNYGGQNYGGGNYAGGTYSSGNYSSGNYSSGNYASGNYASGDYNYEANNNAPFRAKGNHFAGNSNQEKGAGNKSFFQNMASTSYTQSFKGGVPPNYEPQNLPNIADGYHTQNKNKRGNMNNKKKGYKFAKDEKIRGLLRTATNEDDLVKAIGFAKNAGLHFEAKLGSKKLNKLKLEGEDGAPSEV, encoded by the coding sequence ATGTGGAACATATTCGCTAACGAAGACCTCTCATTGCACAccgaaaaaagggaagaagaaagttcagaaaaaaaaatacggaaaaaaaaagggctcgAAACGGCGAGCAACAAAAATGGACTGACCAAGTCAGGGTCTTATGGTTCCTCCTTCTCCAAACACGACAGCAAAATAGCGAACAAGGCATATGAcatcaaaataaaggaaCTCAGGAAAaatttcagaaaaaaatacagaatTGTGCGCACACAGTTGTTGAAGATAatcaaaattgtgaagcAGTTTCCGGAGGTGGACGCGGAGGCAGAGAAAAGCGGCAAGGCGGAAAGGGGACAGGCGGAAAAGGGACAGGCGGAAAAGGGTCAGGCGGAAAAGGGTCAGGCGGAAAAGGGCCACGCAGAAAAGGGCCACGCAGAAAAGGACAATGCTGAAGGGGACAACATTCGAGGGGACCATGCCGAGAAGGGAAAAGGcggaaagaagaaggaacaCAGCGAAGGGGCCACGAACACCGCCCCGGATGGCAGCGACGACCAAAGGGTAATGGTCCAAGTGGAGCTTATCAAAAAACTAAACAAGATAatcgaaaaaattgatgtagAACAAttgaaggcaaaaaaaaggataaaagcgaagcaaaataaTAAGCCCAAGAATGAAGAGGAGGGattaaaaaacaaaccaGCCAAGCAAGCTTTCACCCCGAAGCCTTTCGTCGCATCTCCAAAAAATGATTCACACAAAAGTAACATTAACGTAGTGAAAAAATTcccgaaaaaaaatttccccccaaaatcGGCCAATAACTTCCAATATTTTAATCCTCAAGATATGGGTGAAAATGCAGGGGGAATGATCTTACTACAGAATGAGCAAAACAGCTTGAGGAATGAGTACTTTCAAAATAGCGGCATGAATgtttatagtaaaaaaaacaacgggGCGAATGTTTATCACGACACGGATGATTTGGTAGTAACTGACTTTTATATGTACTCCTCTACCCTGAATGCGGGCTCCATtcggaagaagaaaaagtccCACTGGCCGGGGGATCACATGAACCATGCCGCGACGAATGATAACGGTGGGTATGGCGGGAGCAACGCGGGGTATGGCGGGAGCAACGCGGGGTATGGAGGAAGCAACACAGGGTATGGAGGAAGCAACACAGGGTATGGAGGAAGCAACACAGGGTATGGAGACAGTAACGGTGTGTACGGAGGAAACAGCGGTGGGTACGGCGGGAACAACTACAACAACTTTGGAGGCAACAACTTTGGAGGCAACAACTTTGGAGGCAACAACTGTGGAGGCAACAACTATGGGTACTCGGCCGGAAATTACTACGCCAGTGGAAATTACGACTACGCGGGGGGGAGCTTCAACTACGGAGGTCAAAACTATGGCGGTGGAAATTATGCAGGCGGTACCTACAGCAGTGGAAACTACAGCAGTGGAAACTACAGCAGTGGAAACTACGCCAGTGGAAACTACGCCAGTGGGGACTACAACTACGAAGCGAATAATAACGCGCCCTTCAGAGCCAAGGGAAACCACTTCGCTGGAAATAGCAACCAAGAAAAAGGCGCGGGAAACAAAAGCTTCTTTCAAAACATGGCGTCCACATCTTATACGCAGAGTTTCAAGGGGGGAGTGCCCCCCAATTACGAGCCCCAGAATTTGCCTAACATAGCGGACGGGTATCACAcacaaaacaaaaacaagaGAGGCAATAtgaacaataaaaaaaagggctacAAGTTTGCCAAGGATGAAAAGATTAGGGGCTTGCTGCGTACAGCAACGAATGAAGACGATTTGGTGAAGGCCATCGGCTTTGCTAAGAATGCGGGCCTCCATTTTGAGGCCAAATTGGGCAGCAAAAAGCTTAACAAGCTCAAGTTGGAGGGGGAAGACGGGGCTCCCTCGGAGGTTTGA
- a CDS encoding hypothetical protein, conserved (encoded by transcript PVX_089070A): MVRSVKSKVTLSLAFFLLTCLSPHGETNCQSLLPVSYATHQLYSFDKLTPVEVKSDLKKTLGSFIASKLKDLQRKFYDYKGYGTHGRGSSDGQGEVLKSDYDASLEEEVKALLGQAKNKRYLSKRIKDSHDRALKNLKRSSNGEGSDEEKTRKLLQHNLEQINYLNKKSHYLESKAEELKRHLKSGNNKNYNYEQQGRSCDIHKTGKLKFVTSSNGLKHSIDNVQGKINNSGFTIFYKNKKKMTYLWNALELPIKLIGSVEQCFLFAYKNSNQILCTDSRLKTASWVNSLAEASTCYHFGIRGMLVNTNNVKSVQEKIGKNRKKDAGDKLLVVDLKPEEGTTRVFVNDREQNVQDANGGVIDLNKIKKNMEDEEKKRRGTREEVPSGAEAGEEEMGDAEVVDEDASNDSGTTDDGDATDDGGAQAGDEDAE, from the coding sequence atggtaaGAAGTGTGAAATCCAAGGTAACGCTGTCACTTGCGTTTTTTCTGTTAACCTGTTTGTCGCCACATGGGGAAACGAATTGTCAATCGCTTTTGCCCGTGTCCTACGCAACGCACCAGTTGTACTCGTTTGACAAGTTGACTCCCGTGGAGGTAAAAAGCGACTTGAAGAAGACCTTAGGGAGTTTTATAGCTAGCAAGTTAAAGGACTTACAAAGGAAGTTTTACGACTACAAGGGTTATGGCACCCATGGGCGAGGCAGTAGTGATGGGCAGGGAGAAGTTCTAAAAAGCGACTACGACGCCTCACTCGAAGAAGAAGTGAAAGCACTGCTGGGGCAGGCAAAAAACAAGAGATACCTATCCAAACGAATAAAGGACTCGCATGATCGTgctttgaaaaatttaaaaaggagtagCAATGGAGAAGGGAGCGATGAAGAGAAAACGAGAAAACTGTTGCAACATAACTtagaacaaataaattacCTGAATAAAAAGTCGCATTACCTGGAGAGCAAAGCAGAAGAGCTAAAAAGGCATTTGAAAAGTGGCaacaataaaaattacaattatgAACAGCAAGGCAGGAGCTGTGATATTCACAAAAcggggaaattaaaatttgtcaCTTCTTCTAATGGGTTAAAACATTCGATTGACAATGTACAGGGGAAAATTAACAACTCTGgctttaccattttttataaaaataaaaaaaaaatgacctaCTTGTGGAATGCTTTGGAGCTACCTATCAAATTAATTGGCAGTGTGGAGCAgtgctttctttttgcatACAAAAATAGTAAccaaattttatgtacagACAGTAGGCTAAAAACAGCTTCTTGGGTTAATAGCCTGGCAGAGGCCTCCACTTGTTATCACTTTGGCATAAGAGGAATGCTTGTTAACACAAATAATGTTAAAAGTGTGCAGGAGAAGATTgggaaaaataggaaaaaggATGCGGGTGACAAACTGTTAGTAGTCGATTTAAAGCCCGAGGAGGGGACAACTCGGGTGTTTGTGAATGACCGCGAGCAGAATGTGCAGGACGCCAATGGGGGCGTGATTGATTTGAATAAAATCAAGAAGAACATGGAggatgaggagaagaagaggcgGGGCACTCGGGAGGAAGTTCCCTCTGGTGCGGAAGCGGGCGAGGAGGAAATGGGCGACGCGGAAGTCGTTGACGAGGATGCAAGCAATGACAGTGGTACCACTGATGACGGCGATGCTACTGATGACGGCGGTGCCCAAGCGGGTGACGAGGATGCAGAATAA